Proteins from a single region of Lujinxingia litoralis:
- a CDS encoding thiamine pyrophosphate-binding protein, with the protein MSHSHGGDVIAERLSRRGVSHLFTLCGGHISPIFTGAKEQGIEVIDVRDEVSAVFAADAMARMTGVPGVAAVTAGPGVTNTVTAVKNAQMAQSPVLIIGGAPATVLKGRGALQDIDQISLMRPITKWAASLSMVSELAPAIDHALHVATSGTPGPVFLEVPVDLLYPQSIVEEWFIKESGLDKMSGVSAKALELYLRAHLLRQFSAPYNPLKFTDTTLPLPDFSDPEKQIDQVADLLTDAQRPVLVIGSQALVNYSPGEAESLARAVEKLGIPTFLGGGARGLLGAENDLQFRHKRSRALRGADLAIIAGFPFDFRMGYGRAFGAKTRVVSANLSREDLRKNRRPEVALNIHPGDFLRELSYRLGPAIERPAWFADLRQREEARDAEIHAMGEQDAGGLVNPIDFFERLDAKLDDKSVLVVDGGDFVATGAYVLRPRSPQAWLDPGVFGTLGVGGGFALGAALARKDAEVWLIWGDGSSAYSLAEFDTCVRHGLAPIAVIGNDGAWAQIAREQVEILGDDVATVLNRNDYHTVAKGYGAEGILVKRKSDINRAIDKAKKLASEGRPVVINLHINQTDFRKGSISM; encoded by the coding sequence ATGTCGCATTCGCATGGTGGTGACGTGATCGCAGAGCGCCTCTCGCGTCGTGGTGTCAGCCACCTCTTTACCCTCTGTGGCGGACATATCTCGCCAATCTTCACCGGTGCCAAAGAACAGGGCATCGAGGTCATCGACGTTCGCGACGAGGTTTCGGCCGTGTTTGCCGCCGACGCCATGGCCCGCATGACCGGCGTCCCCGGCGTGGCCGCGGTCACCGCCGGCCCCGGCGTCACCAACACCGTCACCGCCGTCAAAAACGCCCAGATGGCCCAGTCCCCGGTGCTGATCATCGGCGGCGCCCCGGCCACCGTGCTCAAGGGCCGCGGCGCCCTCCAGGACATCGACCAGATCAGCCTGATGCGCCCCATCACCAAGTGGGCCGCCTCCCTCTCCATGGTCAGTGAGCTGGCCCCGGCCATCGATCACGCCCTGCACGTGGCCACCAGTGGCACCCCGGGACCGGTCTTTCTGGAGGTCCCCGTCGACCTGCTCTACCCGCAGAGCATCGTCGAGGAGTGGTTCATCAAGGAGAGCGGCCTCGACAAGATGAGCGGGGTCAGCGCCAAAGCGCTGGAGCTCTACCTGCGCGCGCACCTCCTGCGCCAGTTCAGCGCTCCCTACAACCCGCTCAAATTCACCGACACCACGCTGCCCCTGCCCGACTTCAGCGACCCGGAGAAGCAGATCGACCAGGTGGCCGACCTGCTCACCGACGCCCAGCGCCCGGTGCTCGTCATCGGCTCCCAGGCCCTGGTCAACTACAGCCCCGGAGAGGCCGAGAGCCTGGCCCGGGCCGTCGAAAAACTCGGCATCCCGACCTTTCTGGGCGGAGGCGCCCGCGGACTCCTGGGAGCCGAGAACGACCTGCAGTTCCGCCACAAGCGCTCCCGGGCGCTGCGGGGGGCCGACCTGGCGATCATCGCCGGCTTCCCCTTCGACTTCCGCATGGGCTACGGCCGCGCCTTCGGCGCCAAGACCCGCGTGGTCTCGGCGAACCTCTCCCGCGAAGACCTGCGCAAGAATCGCCGCCCGGAGGTCGCCCTCAACATCCACCCGGGCGACTTTTTGCGCGAGCTCTCCTACCGCCTCGGACCGGCCATCGAACGCCCGGCCTGGTTTGCCGACCTGCGCCAGCGCGAGGAGGCCCGCGACGCCGAGATCCACGCCATGGGAGAGCAAGACGCCGGCGGGCTGGTCAACCCCATCGACTTCTTTGAGCGCCTGGACGCCAAACTCGACGATAAGAGCGTGCTGGTCGTTGATGGCGGCGACTTTGTGGCCACCGGCGCCTACGTGCTGCGCCCGCGCAGCCCCCAGGCCTGGCTCGACCCGGGCGTCTTCGGCACCCTGGGCGTCGGCGGCGGCTTCGCGCTGGGCGCGGCCCTGGCCCGCAAAGACGCCGAAGTCTGGCTGATCTGGGGCGACGGCTCCTCGGCCTACAGCCTCGCCGAGTTTGATACCTGCGTGCGCCACGGACTTGCCCCCATCGCCGTGATCGGCAACGACGGCGCCTGGGCCCAGATCGCCCGCGAACAGGTCGAAATCCTGGGCGACGACGTGGCCACCGTCCTCAACCGCAACGACTACCACACCGTGGCCAAAGGCTACGGCGCCGAGGGCATCCTGGTAAAACGCAAGAGCGACATTAACCGGGCCATCGACAAGGCCAAAAAGCTCGCCAGCGAAGGCCGCCCGGTCGTGATCAACCTCCACATCAACCAGACCGACTTCCGCAAGGGCTCCATCTCCATGTAA
- a CDS encoding DNA alkylation repair protein, which yields MMSPPLESVFARELAREVDRRLRAVANPDDAAPMAAYLKGIQPFVGVKAPARRAATRDLSRRFQPADARELRQALWALWELPYREARYTGIEWIEGLPREARGPELIDLYEAMIREGAWWDVVDAVCARLVSPLYLRERPALYATVERWATDEDLWVRRAALLAQLKHRDEADAEQLFRFCAEMAPEKAFFIRKAIGWGLREYACYRPRQVRDFLIAHRERLSGLSVREASKHLEKLGAPLPKGGEGSS from the coding sequence ATGATGTCGCCCCCCCTGGAGTCTGTGTTTGCTCGGGAGCTTGCCCGGGAGGTCGACCGCCGCCTGCGGGCGGTGGCCAACCCCGACGACGCCGCGCCCATGGCCGCCTACCTCAAGGGCATTCAGCCCTTTGTCGGCGTGAAGGCGCCGGCTCGCCGCGCGGCCACCCGGGATCTCTCCCGTCGTTTTCAGCCGGCCGATGCCCGGGAGCTGCGCCAGGCCCTGTGGGCTCTGTGGGAGCTCCCGTACCGGGAGGCGCGCTACACCGGCATCGAGTGGATCGAGGGGCTGCCGCGGGAGGCCCGGGGCCCGGAGCTTATCGACCTCTACGAGGCGATGATTCGCGAAGGCGCCTGGTGGGACGTGGTCGACGCGGTCTGTGCCCGGCTGGTGTCGCCGCTCTACCTGCGGGAGCGCCCGGCGCTCTACGCCACCGTGGAGCGCTGGGCCACCGACGAGGACCTCTGGGTGCGCCGCGCCGCGCTGCTCGCCCAGCTCAAGCATCGCGATGAGGCCGACGCCGAGCAGCTCTTTCGCTTCTGCGCTGAGATGGCCCCGGAGAAGGCGTTTTTTATCCGCAAGGCCATCGGCTGGGGGCTGCGCGAATACGCGTGCTACCGGCCCAGGCAGGTGCGTGATTTTTTGATCGCGCATCGCGAGCGCCTCAGTGGTCTCTCGGTACGGGAGGCCTCCAAACACCTGGAAAAGCTCGGCGCCCCCCTGCCGAAGGGCGGCGAGGGCTCCAGTTGA
- a CDS encoding LysR family transcriptional regulator — protein MNLTDLQTFVVVAETDTMSAAADELGVPRSTVSRRIARLEEALGVTLVHRSNQGNTLSADGRLLYARSAPPMRELAQVERTLADTAMEPTGVLRLTAPHDFGAMSSFAELMVRFERRFPDIELRIELTNRVVDLVEEGFDAAIRAHGPDLPDDTGLMIRPLSRVVRGLYASPDYLSEAGTPTTIEELHHHRMVGHQTMQRHGGDLLEGRGPAPTMLVNDFGLVVQLLNAGAGIGEVPSFFAREHVEAGRLVRVIPQLESATGRFSLFWPASRHLAQRIRALIDFMSADTQARALFGAP, from the coding sequence ATGAACCTGACCGACTTACAGACCTTTGTGGTGGTGGCTGAAACCGACACGATGAGCGCGGCCGCCGACGAGCTGGGCGTGCCCCGCTCCACGGTCAGCCGGCGCATCGCGCGCCTGGAGGAGGCCCTGGGCGTGACGCTGGTGCACCGCTCCAACCAGGGCAACACCCTCAGCGCCGACGGCCGCCTGCTCTACGCCCGCAGCGCCCCGCCGATGCGGGAGCTTGCCCAGGTGGAGCGCACCCTGGCCGACACCGCGATGGAGCCCACCGGCGTGCTCCGGCTGACCGCACCCCATGATTTCGGGGCGATGTCGAGCTTCGCTGAACTGATGGTGCGCTTTGAGCGCCGCTTCCCCGACATTGAGCTGCGCATCGAGTTGACCAACCGCGTCGTCGATTTGGTCGAAGAGGGCTTCGACGCGGCGATTCGTGCCCACGGCCCCGACCTGCCGGACGACACCGGGCTGATGATCCGCCCCTTAAGCCGGGTGGTGCGCGGACTCTACGCCAGCCCCGATTACCTCTCCGAGGCCGGCACTCCCACCACCATCGAGGAGCTGCACCACCACCGGATGGTCGGCCACCAGACCATGCAACGCCATGGGGGCGACCTCCTCGAAGGTCGTGGCCCGGCGCCGACCATGCTGGTCAATGATTTCGGCCTGGTGGTCCAGCTCCTCAACGCCGGGGCCGGCATCGGGGAGGTGCCCTCCTTCTTTGCCCGCGAGCACGTGGAGGCCGGTCGCCTGGTGCGGGTGATCCCGCAGCTGGAGAGCGCCACCGGGAGGTTCTCGCTCTTCTGGCCGGCCAGCCGCCACCTGGCCCAGCGCATCCGGGCGTTGATCGATTTTATGAGCGCCGACACCCAGGCCCGCGCCCTCTTTGGCGCCCCCTGA
- the rsgA gene encoding ribosome small subunit-dependent GTPase A: MNDPTAAPSEEPTPAPTPPPLPAERAPLVELGWNGWLEADFQDLNEPQALPARVVSVERGGFFVAHHADEIEAPVLARLEGTELDSVAQPAVGDWVGVVVREGTPGIVGVLPRRSCLQRKASGRQGRAQVVVCNLDYLLVVTAVGYDLNLRRLERYLIGSFAAGVAPVIVINKMDRVHDLRAIEALIDDLGVEVPVVFTRALEPEGLTDLQPYLRPGLSVALVGSSGVGKSTIVNRLLQSDKLATGAVRETDDRGRHTTTRRELWRSPDGVLVIDTPGMREFGLWDAHPGLERLFPGISQAAQNCHFRDCAHIDEPDCGVLLAMDQGLFTRARLDRYLTLLEELQETEAQAAESLERLEARRERGQQKKLRTRRGRRRKHWDR, encoded by the coding sequence ATGAACGACCCGACCGCTGCCCCCTCCGAGGAACCGACCCCGGCTCCGACGCCCCCGCCCCTGCCCGCCGAGCGCGCACCGCTGGTGGAGCTGGGCTGGAACGGCTGGCTGGAAGCCGATTTCCAAGACCTGAACGAGCCCCAGGCCCTCCCGGCCCGCGTGGTCTCGGTGGAACGGGGCGGCTTCTTTGTGGCCCATCACGCCGACGAGATCGAAGCCCCGGTGCTGGCCCGCCTGGAGGGCACCGAGCTCGACTCGGTGGCCCAGCCGGCCGTCGGCGACTGGGTGGGCGTCGTCGTGCGCGAGGGCACCCCGGGCATCGTCGGGGTCCTTCCCCGGCGCAGCTGCCTGCAGCGCAAGGCCTCCGGACGGCAGGGGCGAGCCCAGGTGGTGGTCTGCAACCTGGACTACCTGCTGGTGGTAACGGCGGTGGGCTACGACTTAAACCTGCGACGCCTGGAGCGCTACCTCATCGGCAGCTTTGCCGCCGGGGTGGCGCCGGTGATCGTCATCAACAAGATGGATCGCGTTCACGACCTCCGGGCCATCGAAGCTCTGATCGACGATCTGGGCGTCGAGGTGCCGGTGGTCTTCACCCGGGCGCTGGAGCCCGAGGGGCTTACCGATCTCCAACCCTACCTGCGCCCGGGACTCTCGGTGGCGCTGGTCGGCTCCTCAGGCGTGGGCAAGTCCACGATCGTGAACCGCCTGCTCCAGAGCGACAAACTCGCCACGGGAGCGGTCCGGGAGACCGACGACCGCGGGCGCCACACCACCACGCGCCGCGAGCTCTGGCGCTCCCCAGACGGGGTGCTGGTGATCGACACCCCGGGCATGCGCGAGTTTGGCCTGTGGGATGCCCACCCGGGCCTGGAGCGCCTCTTTCCGGGCATCAGCCAGGCCGCTCAGAACTGCCATTTTCGCGACTGCGCCCACATCGACGAGCCCGACTGCGGTGTGCTCCTCGCCATGGACCAGGGCCTCTTCACCCGGGCGCGCCTGGATCGCTACCTCACCCTTCTCGAAGAGCTCCAGGAGACCGAGGCGCAGGCCGCCGAGAGCCTGGAGCGTCTGGAAGCTCGCCGCGAACGCGGCCAACAAAAGAAGCTGCGCACCCGCAGGGGGCGCCGCCGTAAACACTGGGACCGCTAA